Below is a window of Littorina saxatilis isolate snail1 linkage group LG2, US_GU_Lsax_2.0, whole genome shotgun sequence DNA.
ACTTTTCAGTGTTGGGTTGTCCTTGTTCAGACCAGGCTAGTTTTATGCCTTCTTTCCAGAACGGTTGGTCGTAGTAGACGAAGAGCTTGGCAACGCGACCAAATCCGGTTCTCTCAATGGCGCCGGCCTTGGACTCTGGTAGCTCTGGTTCAAACATGTTCTTATAGTTGGCTTTCAGGTGACCAAGAGGACATGTAATCACAACATGGTCAGCTGTGTACGTCTGTCCATTCTTACACCTGACTTCCACCGTGCTTTTCTCCCAAAGGATCTTGGTGACTTCAGTGTTATAACGGATAATGTCACCGGGCAGCTTATCGGCAAGCTTGTCCACAAAGCCTGTGTAGCCTTTTCCCATGAAGGTCATTTCAGGGCCAGGAAAAGATTTATACTGGCCTATGAAATCTGCTGACACCTTGTCAAGTTCGTCTCCGTTCATGAACCGGCAATAGTTGAGGATGACGTTGAATACTTTATCTGCCCGTTCCCGCTCCTTTTCCTCGGGAAACTCTTGAAGAATTTGAGGTCTGGTCTCTTCAGCATATTCCTTGAAGGTTTTTGAGCTTGGGAAATCTTTTGaatgttttctttctgtgtagATTTTATCCATGCTGGCTTCCATCTTTAGAAAGAGCTCCCAAACCTGCCTTACTAACTCTTCATCAATAATTTCTCCATTCTCTTCGCGAAACTGTCCACATATTCTGCAATAGAAAATGGTCTACAATATATATTGACGATAACGTGTGTTCTACAGACCATTTTTATTGTTAACACAAATCTCCACTGTAAACCAGTAATACAGCGTTTACTCAAAGCAAGTATTAGGCTTTAAAAAATAAACCATGTTTGCAATAATTTCAATAACACCTcacatttttttcattaaaaCTCAAATTGGTTAGACAAAGAAACATGTTCTCAAGAAATGTTTATGCCATGCATCTGCCCTTCAAAAGCTTTATTTTTCAACCTTGTAATCACTTGtatcgcacacaaacacacactgacaccactgACAGagtcacacactctctctgtctctcgtgtgtgtgtgtgtgtgtgtgcaagacaAGGCATATCGCCTGAACCGATTTTTCCtcataaaataaagttcagtcaatctctctcagtctctctctttttctctttttctctctctctctctctctctctctctctctctctctctctctctctctctctctctctctctctctctctctctctctctctctctctctctctctctcttcttcttcttcttctcacaCCTGTCCGACAGGGAAAGGGAGTCGGCCATTCCCCATTCCGTGGCCAGCCTGAAGACGGGGTTCTCAACGCTAGCACCATGAATACACGTACCCCCCAGCTCTATGGCTCCTTCGCCTTCTTTAGGAATCACTGACAGAATTCGGCCACCGTGTCtgtcatacaaacaaacaatggaacaaatacaacaagtcgcataaggcgaaaatacaacatttagtcaagtagctgtcgaactcacagaatgaaactgaacgcaatgcaacgcagcaagactcgtcagtccaccgctcacggcataggcagtgaaattgacaagaagagcggggtagtagttgcgctgggaaggatagcacgcttttctgtacctctcttcgttttaactttctgagcgtgtttttaatccaaacatatcatatctatatgtttttggaatcaggaaccgacaaggaataagatgaaagtgtttttaaattgatttggaaaattttattttgataataatttttatatatttaattttcagagttttttttgaatccgaatataacatatttatatgtttttggaatcagcaaatgatggagaataagataaacgtaaatttggatcgttttataaaaaacatattttttttacaattttcagatttttaatgaccaaagtcattaattaatttttaagccaccacgctgaaatgcaataccgaagtctgggcttcgtcgaacattacccgaccaaaatttcaaccaatttggttgaaaaatgagggcgtgacagtgccgcctcaactttcacgaaaagccggatatgacgtcattaaagacatttatcaaaaaaatgaaaaaaacgttcggggatttcatacccaggaactctcatgtcaaatttcataaagatcggtccagtagtttagtctgaatcgctctacacacacacacagacagacagacacacacacacacacacacacacgcacatacaccacgaccctcgtctcgattcccccctctacgttaaaacatttagtcaaaacttgactaaatgtaaaaattcaGAACAGCCTGGGATGGTAAAACTCACAAACTTCTTTTAACTCGACGGGCACTGCTTTAAGATTCGTTCGCCCACAGACattttcacttgcaaaattaatCGTTTGAATATTTTTCTCTGAGAAAGATCGACTCTACAAACACACTGtcaagggggggagggggggtttaCAACGGGATTCCATTGTACCATTCCAAGACTGCTGAGCAGCAAGGACTCGTGACTTCACTGAGTTTGTAGCCTAATGTTACTTTccctgaaaacaacaacaaagaagccATTTGTAAATACTACAGTAAGTATTATGTTTAGAAACCAAGTGCAAGTTAAACTATAGTCACCTGTCTGAGGCTTCAAGCACAATAACTTTAGTGAAGCCAGCCTCCAGGAGATGGTACGCGGTGCTCAGTCCGGCGATGCCAGCCCCGACCACAACCACTGAGGTGCTGCTCCTGGACATAGTTACTGCACACAGATTTAAACAATCACAGATCtatagacaaacagacgaacactaacactcatgcacacgcatacacagtCATAGcagtatggaaagccgtttggctcataactattacagctgtaatttaaaataaatacagctgtatttattatgAGCGTGAAATAATTGAGAGATGTCATTGAGGCTGCATTTTTGTCTAACCCTTTTTCTGTCTAGGCTCAATAGTGCAATTCTGGCTAGTTTGTCGGCAGTATTAGTAGGAAGTataaaaagacacaaaacatcTCACTATTGGTCGTACATTTGGTGAAGCAGAGAACTATATtatctctataccttcctgtcactggaagcagcaacacttgaaagcataagttcccttgacaaaagtcatttatgattggcgtcatctatgaatgacgtcactgtctagacaagtgccggtattggcaaaccttgtcgcggcaaagggctaaataaaataatgtgtatACGTTTTAGTAGCAACAAGGTAGCAAGAAAGTGGGAACTAAGCAGCGCAGCGAAACCAATCATAAGCGCATCCGATCCGAAAATCAAGCTATCATAAGCGCACAGGGGGGGTATTTCATAAGAGCACCCGACCACAAATCAGCGACCTGCCTTGTGTTTTGGATAGTTATTCAATAGATacgcatttttttttataaaaagagcaacgtgaataagtagcgctacatttcgagttttgacaactgtaatatggttgcaggataattagtattttaggagttattacattttttctgcagacactcacctcgtgccccgctcttcgtatcatacgctcatccgctaaaaagggttattctaagatcacccagcatatcataagcccactcctgattgaagggcctggtactctctccctctctctctctctctctctctctctctctctctcacacacacacacacacacaacgtggcacacacacacacacacacacacacaattacacacacacacacacaattacacacacacacacacacacacacacagaggtacaCGTGACACACGACTGTGACACTGGCAAATCAGTTCCAAACCGCCGGTCAGATAGGTAAATCGCAAAACTCACAAAGTTTGAGGCGGACGTAGATCTACAGTTCTCACATCTGCTGTTATCTTGTTGAAGAAATACTGAGTCTCTCGGAACTGTACCGATCTCTGTATATATACAAGAACGTGAACAAAGTCTTTATAAACTCTCAGTCTGACCGCGACCTGTGACGCAGGTGCAATTGACGAGCACGCGTGCTTGTCCCGTGAGCAGAAACCACAGGCGCCGAAAGACAATCGATAACAAACAATGTCATGGTACATTCTGCCGTTCGTGCACTCAGATGACGTTCACGGCACGGTATGCACAAATCTTTGCCGGCGTCAAGTTTTTCCGGCGACCGCCTTTTGGTCGACATCCGATAAAGATTAATGATTATAGACACGTACGCCCTTTGCCTCGAGCCCCAAAGCGCACGCgttcacactaacacacacacacatacacacacagacacacacacattaacacacacacacacacacacacacagtaactgacacacacacaaacactgacacacatcgaagcacacacaacacacactgacacacacacacacaaacaaacacacacgcacacacacacacacacacacacacggcacacactcattcacacggCACGTACAccgtcacacactgacaccgacTGACCTGACACAAAATCTTCAGACGTATCTTTTTTCTAATTACTATTTGCCGCGTATGTGGAGTACTCATGAATACATGCAGACTCAACTAAGTTAGTTATAAAACAATAAACTTGTTATGTAGTAGATTACCTCTTACCCTATCGTGTTGAAAGACACTGAAGCGACGACATAAATGGtctgggggggtgg
It encodes the following:
- the LOC138957790 gene encoding peroxisomal N(1)-acetyl-spermine/spermidine oxidase-like isoform X1 produces the protein MTPIINDFCQGNLCFQVLLLPVTGRYRDNIVLCFTKLTMSRSSTSVVVVGAGIAGLSTAYHLLEAGFTKVIVLEASDRHGGRILSVIPKEGEGAIELGGTCIHGASVENPVFRLATEWGMADSLSLSDRICGQFREENGEIIDEELVRQVWELFLKMEASMDKIYTERKHSKDFPSSKTFKEYAEETRPQILQEFPEEKERERADKVFNVILNYCRFMNGDELDKVSADFIGQYKSFPGPEMTFMGKGYTGFVDKLADKLPGDIIRYNTEVTKILWEKSTVEVRCKNGQTYTADHVVITCPLGHLKANYKNMFEPELPESKAGAIERTGFGRVAKLFVYYDQPFWKEGIKLAWSEQGQPNTEKSDWTKQLVFFEMLPANPKALGGPFAGRGAEIMESLSEEEVASACTELLRKFFNDPHIPKPTKLLRSNWISNPLFRGGYTYLSTENRSDDMQHLAAPLPDQRRPKVLFAGEATHPDYYSTVHGAYLSGARESQRLIELYEQ
- the LOC138957790 gene encoding peroxisomal N(1)-acetyl-spermine/spermidine oxidase-like isoform X2, producing MSRSSTSVVVVGAGIAGLSTAYHLLEAGFTKVIVLEASDRHGGRILSVIPKEGEGAIELGGTCIHGASVENPVFRLATEWGMADSLSLSDRICGQFREENGEIIDEELVRQVWELFLKMEASMDKIYTERKHSKDFPSSKTFKEYAEETRPQILQEFPEEKERERADKVFNVILNYCRFMNGDELDKVSADFIGQYKSFPGPEMTFMGKGYTGFVDKLADKLPGDIIRYNTEVTKILWEKSTVEVRCKNGQTYTADHVVITCPLGHLKANYKNMFEPELPESKAGAIERTGFGRVAKLFVYYDQPFWKEGIKLAWSEQGQPNTEKSDWTKQLVFFEMLPANPKALGGPFAGRGAEIMESLSEEEVASACTELLRKFFNDPHIPKPTKLLRSNWISNPLFRGGYTYLSTENRSDDMQHLAAPLPDQRRPKVLFAGEATHPDYYSTVHGAYLSGARESQRLIELYEQ